Part of the Prionailurus bengalensis isolate Pbe53 chromosome B3, Fcat_Pben_1.1_paternal_pri, whole genome shotgun sequence genome is shown below.
gtcagcacagagcccgacgcggggctcgaacccacgagctgtgagatcatgacctgagccgaagtctagatttctagatttttctctctGATATCTAGACTTGTTTTCACCCTACCCTGGACATCTCCATCTGAATGTTGACCAGGCACTTGAAACTCCAcgtaataaaagtaaaattcatcTCCTTTCCCACACACCTGTTCTTCTTCCCCCTGTTTCTGTGACCGTCACTGCCATCTGCTCCATTGCCATTGTTGAAAACCCCGGAGTCATCCTTGCTCACCCTTTTCTGTCATATCCGATTGGCCATCAAATTtgttgttttccctctctcttctactCTTTTATAATTGTCTCCCCTGCTGTTGTTCTATTTCAGGCCCTCAGCATTTCCTGCCTGGGCTGTTGTAGTgacctttaaaaatatgcttttataatcagaaaagttAACATATTTTCATTGTATGAAACATTGAAAACACAAAGAATCTAGATGACGTGAAGTCACCGTAGTTTGGGATATAATGAATATTACCATTTTAGTctcttttttcatgtatattactTCCTACATAATTGAAGTAATTCTGTATGTGCatccttttctttatttgtccCCTTGTGATTCTCCCgtgtccatattttttttttttaattttttttttcaacgtttatttatttttgggaccgagagagacagagcatgaacgggggaggggcagagagaatgggagacacagaatcggaaacaggctccaggctctgagccatcagcccagagcccgacgcggggctcaaactcacggaccgcgagatcgtgacctggctgaagtcagatgctcaaccgactgcgccacccaggcgcccctcccgtgTCCATATTTTTAGTAACACTTTTAATGGTTGCCAAGTAATAGTTTGGACAACTGGTCTCCCAGTCTACCTTCTGGTCTTTTCTAGTTTACtcattatttcagtaaatatttgaatgtcctggggcgcctggatggctcagttggttaggcatccgacttcggctcaggttatgatctcaccattcgtgggttcgagccctgcatcaggctctgtgctgacagctcagagcctgcagcctgcttccgattctgtgtctccctttctctaaccctcccccactcacattctgtctctttgtctctctctcaaaaataaacattaaaaaaattaatatttaaatatccttTACTCTGTAGCTTCTGaagtgatgtttcttttttttttaatttttttttaatgtttatttatttttgagacagagagagacagagcatgagcagggaaggggcagagagagagggagacacagaatcagaagcaggctccaggcgccgagctgtcagcacagagcccgacgcggggctcgaactcacgaactgtgagatcatgacctgagccgaagtcggccgcttaaccgactgagccacccaggtgccccagaagtgacGTTTCTTAAATGCAGTATGATTATAATACTCCCTAAAATTCTAGTGTGGTTCAGAGGTAGTTTAGCACAGTGAGAGTAGATTCTGTTGGAGTCCCTGTTCAAATCtcctctttataatttttttggctgataactttctacttttcttagCCTCAATCTCTTTATCTATAAAGTTGgggtaataataatatctaaatcaggggcgcctgggtggctccatcggttgagcatacagctttggctcaggtcatgatctcacagttcgtgggttcaagaccacattgggctctgtgctgacagctcagagcctggagcctgcttcagattctgtgtctccgtctctctttgcccctcccccactcattctctctctctctctcaaaaaaaaataagtgttaaaaaatttaataaaaaatatctacATCATAGAGTTGTTCTgaagattatttaaaagaaacagaatagcACTTTGtatacagtaaatgctcaataaaaatgaactattaaacCATAGCAACTCagctttattctgttttatttatataattttcaagcaaggttttatttgaacaaaggatgtcactgattttaaaaagcaatcagtAAAACCTTGAAACTACATGTCTAGAATACTTTCTCTAACGTTTTCACCAAACACCTGTCCTGTCTTCTGCCTGAACATCTGAAAAAGGGAACACTCATTGTCCCCTGAGGAACCTTAACAAAAGTGTTGAGAATAAACATGTCCCGGAAAATCCATGTACGTAGCAGTTCCCAGATTTTACTATACGTTGGAATCACCTGGGGTCTTTACAGAATACTGCTGCCTGCCTCCCATTCCCAGGGATTCTGCTTTATATTGGCCAGAGATACGACCTAGagtgtggaatttttttaaaagttccccgggtgattctaatatgcagcaaagtttgggaaccactgctatATTCTCTTATGAGGTCCCAGAATCTCCATAAAGACATGTTTGGACTTTGTCATTATTCTTATATTAGATTTTAATCcttatctatttttctcttactaAATCTGTTGTTACTGAGCACTGGAGTTCGAGTTTCAGAAAATAATACTGATGGGCTATTTCTTCATAGCAAGAAAAGGTTCGTTAATTAGTACAAATATCATAGGACCTTTGAAGAACTTGGTACAGGGTGGACCAGAGGAGAGGTGAGAAGACGCTCTAGAAGTTTGTCTTCACTAATCACCATGGCATTGAATCCTTTACTCGTTTCTGAAATTCttagacaaaaatccctgctcttgttcttggttttctttcttgtgtctctttttaaaataaataagtggagaaCAGAAGCATTATCTTTGTAGCTGACTGTTCTTTGACTTGATGGGCTGTTTTTCCTTCTAAATGGGTCGAAACCGTAAGGTCATCTTGGTCTATATCTTTATAAATGGCAGAAGATGACCCAGTtctcatttgaatatattttgaataatgtttAGCGTTTTCAGATGAGGTGGGAATAAGGGCAGTGTTTATAAAGttcattcttttatattccatttgtcacttgaaattttaaaaggttaaggAATTAGTAACATTGCCCTTTTCAAGATTTAAGCTCCTTTGAATAGTAATGCTTGAAATGGATCTAGTTAGTAAAGGctaaaaactaaagaaagcttTGTGTAACTCATTAGTCCGTGGAAACCATATTTTGAGAGTATACATTGATGTTGATATATTTGTTAAGGTATTGAGTATATTCCAAGGGTGGTACTTTTGATTGTTTTGTTGAGTATCtaattttgaaagtaattttaatcTCACACTTTCTTTTTACTAACTTCTTTCCCTCATagtggcagcatggaacctgcatTTCATAGAGGAGATCTTCTCTTTTTAACAAACCGAGTTGAAGATCCCATCCGAGTGGGAGAAATTGTTGTTTTTAGGATAGAAGGAAGAGAGATTCCTATAGTTCATCGAGTCTTGAAGATTCATGAAAAGTATGTGCAAactatattttctctgttttaaaatgttttcatgttttagtgTTTTGAGTATTTAATTTTGATGGCCTGAAGATTAAGAAGTGTAGGGAGCACCTACGTACTTCTTCCAGTCCATTTTTATGAACACCTGAAGGTTTGGTAGACATTTGGAAAACTaagtaatttattaattcatttatctcTCTGAAGTtttttctggaagtttttcttggttgccttttacttcaCAATCAGATCCATAGCCCTGTATATCATCCCCCAGAGCACATGACATAACAGATGGTCCCAAatagaatcttcttttttttttttaatgtttattttcgagagagagagagagcacgcaagcacaggaggggcagagagagaggacgacacagaatccgaagcagactccagactctgagctgtcagcacagagcccgacacgggacttgtactcacaaaccgcgagatcatgacccgagccgaagtcggatgcttaacccactgagccacccaggcacccccccaaaataGAATTTTCTAATGTAATTGATGAAGTAGCCCTCcttaatcttttgaaaaaaaatctttaaggcAATCTAATAGACAATGTCAAACAAGAATAAATTTATCAACTTTTTCAAATTCCAAAGAAACTTTCTGAAATATAATTACTCTTTTAAACATAGACCCTTCTTGCATTTCAGAATTAgaacggggtggggtggggggcacctgggtggctcagtcggttaagcattgacttgagctcaggtcatgatctcacagttcgtgagttcaagccccgcgtctgtgctgacagctccgagcctggagcctgcttcagattttgtgtcttcctctctgtctgaccctctcccaccctcactctgtctctctctctctctctctgtctgtcaaaaataaataaacattaaaattaaaaaaaattttttttaaagatttagaaTTAGAAACGACATATGTAAAAcctttagaatcacctggaggtaGAGGTGGGGCATAACAATGAGCAAAAAACTTTACCTCTCTTGGTGGGCTTCTTTATCTGTAATATTAAGAGGTTTTGGAAGATGAATTACAAGATCTGTGAGTTCTGAGCCTGTGCTTCCCTGTCCAGCTCTGTAttcctcaccccctcccttctAAATCTATGGTACTTCTAGCTTAGGAATCAttcaggagggaaggaaagaaaaaaatgaaggaaaaagtagGTGTCCTGGAGGACACACAGAGGACAAGTAGAATGGTGAGCAGGTGATTTAGGCTCTTGGGAATGAGGGGGAGCCCTAAAGAAATATTATCTTATTCTTACCCCACCCTCTAgggtaatttttttctccacttaaaGAAGAaggacctggggcgcctgggtggcacagtcggttaagcgtccgacttcagtcaggtcacgatctcgtggtccgtgagttcgagccccgcgtcgggctctgggctgatggctcagagcctggaacctgcttccgattctgtgtctccctctctctctgcccttcccccgttcatgctctgtctctctctgtcccaaaaaataaataaatgttgaaaaaaaaaaaaagaagaagaaggaccTGTCAACTGTTGCTTTTCGACAATCCCCTAAACATTCTAGTTTAAGAGAATTCCTTCTTCACTGATGAAATGAAGATCTGactgctcttttttttcaaacttcagtctgtattttgaaagattataattttaaaacagcattcTGCTATTGACTAGAAAGGAATGActgaatttttttagaaatttagtttgggggcgcctgggtggctcagtcacttaagcgtccgacttcggctcaggtcgtgatctcacggctcatgggttcaagcctgtgTCAGGTTCacgctgatagtgcagaacctgcttgggattctctctctctctctctgctcctccccctcttgggttttctctctctcaaaataaattttaaaagttaaaaaaataactttagtgTGGAATTATGAAGGTTTATTCCGTACAGGTAGTGTTTTCCAGAGTCTCAGAGTTAATTTGAGGCGTTTGTTCTTAGCGTTGCCTTTTGTAAGCAAAGCAGAACCAACTGAACTTAGcagagaaaatcaaattaaactCAGGCCCTGCTTTGGGTAGAGCAAAAGTTGTCCATTTTCATATGCAGTCCCTCAAAATTGattgagtttttttattttaaacagttcaTCTTGTTTTAGGACAGGTTCATTGACAGATATTACATCAATTGCAGtccttaaagtttaaaaataattttaacagaaTGCTGAATATTTTAAGGTTGGTGATTCATTTTGGATTCTGGAGATGCCTCCAAGTTGAAGTCCTGTTTAGATAACAGATCCAGCTAATATTCTGAAGcttccaatttccttttttcttttggggagacTAAAATACtgattgtgataatcatttaaatatttttcttaaattttttttttttttttttttttgagagagagacagagcgggagtgacagaggggcagagagagagagggagacacagaatccaaggcaggctgtaggctctgagctgatggcacagagcccaaactccCGAActggcagatcatgacctgagccaaagttggatgctcaaccgattgagccacctgggcaccctgtTAATCGTTTGATTTAATAGTGTTAATACTGTTATTAAATGTGGGACCAAATGACACCAGAATGGATTGTTTGTGGTAAATGTGCCCTGAACCTTTTCAGGCTGATTTTTGTACTGTTACTCATTTCTTTCATCCcaacattattttaagaaataaaatcctggggcacctgggtggttcagtcggttaagcatccgacttcagctcaggtcacgatctcgtggtccgtgagttcgagccccgcatcgggctctgggctgatggctcagagcctggagcctgcttccgattctgtgtctccctctctctctgcccctccccgttcatgctctgtctctctctgtctcaaaaataaataaaaacgttaaaaaaaaataaaataggggcgcctgggtggcgcagtcggttaggcgcccgacttgagccaggtcacgatctcgcggtccgtgagttcgagccccgcgtcgggctctgggctgatggctcggagcctggagcctgtttccgattctgtgtctccctctctctctgcccctcccccgttcatgctctgtctctctctgtcccaaaaataaataaacgttgaaaaaaaaattttttttttaaaaataaaataaaataaaataaaatcctgagcTTTGAGAAGGATAGAGGTGAGAATTGTTCAGCTGACCTCTTTCTTTTATCTCATTcctccttctccacctgctccttGTGTGCTGTGcctttgtaaatttgtaaatatcatataaagctctttttttttcatatattgacTCTCCGTCTTGTGAACACTCTTATTACATGTATACACACGATCCTGTATAAATTTAGGAAAGACAGCAAACAAAATCACCTGTAACCCTAGCACCCGGAGAGAATGTCAAATTTGGAGTCATCTTCTCTTTGTGTTATAAACACACATTTTCTCCCCCGTTGTAATGTGATGATCTCATGAACATATGGTGGAATATACTGGTGTTACCCCGTATGCAAAGAATCCCTAAACTAAAAGACCAGCTGGCCAAGTACCGCTTAATATGTTGGTATTGGGTCCATGAATTTGAATCCGTTCTTTGTGCCCTGCGTAGTTCTTCCCTAGCCCTACCTGTTCTCGGGATGACACGAACCGCGTGCGCCGAGCTGTGTGACCGGGCAGTGGGAAAGCACACATAAGCCAGTGCGCCGCTGAGCTCGGGCAGGAACTCTTGTAAAAAACGTTAAGAAACTTCCAGTATTTAGAATAGAAGGTCGTTTGGAAAATAGCGTGTTGCGAAAAGGTGGTCGGTGGTGGTCTTTGAAGACTCTGCCACCTCCCGCGTTGACTGTGATTACTGTGTCTTAATCAAGCGAAACGAGGGGGGTTCTCACGCCTCATTCCTGCACGAGGGCTGGGAGATACGCTTGCTGAGGCAAACGGTGCCACAGCTCTTCTTTGAATACCCCTCTCTCCCCCTACTCttctcttgttttccattttcttccaggTTACATGAGTCCCGAAAGAGCTAGCTCGTAATGATGGTTGTGTTTCCATGTAAAGAGGTGACACTGCTTTTAATTATCATCAGTCGACTTAATTCTCTTGAACAGTTCCTCATGTTAGCCTGTTAGTCGCCCTGAATGCTTATGTTTTTCTCACATACAAATTCCCACTCTGTCTTATTTCGTAGCGTACTCTCATGCGCATTTAGCGAGTGTAGCCTATTACAGAAGGTATAATTTGATGATGTTGAATACCGGCGTGTGGTCAGGTGTTCGGAAGGAGAAATTTTTGCAGTTGGGACGACGAGCTTTGCTTTTTCTGTGCAGAGAGATTGTTTTGCACCCCTTTGGCTTCTGGGGTCTTTTTCCTATCTAGAAAGTGATTCAGTCCCCTGCCCCAGCATCACGGTATTATGCTGGTTGAATTCAGCCGCACACACACCGAGCTCCTCGGAGAGACAGCATGCTAACTGTTCGGTCCATGTGCTAGTGAGGGACAAGCCTCCGCGACTGTGTCTCCGGTCAGTGTTTGGGCCCATGAGCCGTGAGGCGCTGGAGTGAGTCTTGACGGCCAGTGGGTCAGGAGCCGGCCGCCACCACTCCCATCAGGTCGAAGGGGACCCCTGCTTTTCAAGACCCCTCCAGCAGTCCCTGCGGACGGCACCTTGGACCCGGGAGCTCGGgtctgtttgtgtgttttgttggtAAGTTGGGTCTTTCAGAAGAGCCCGGATCTGCTGTAGcatccctttcctttcctggggAGCTTTCCCGTTCCGCCGTTCTCCTTTCCTCGAACTTGACTTTACTCCTCTGCCTCTGTGGGCTTGCTGCTGTTTTCGTGGTTGAGTGGACTCTTCCTTTCTGCGCTCCCGACTTTGACTCTTGCGACGGCCCCTCTCAGCAcctgccttctttcactttcCAGATTGTTTCAGACATTCTTTCGCTCACCGACTTGTCAGCTACacgttattttttttctctgtatatatttgcattttttctaaCCAGAATCTCATTTTTAGCATGTCTCTTTGCACTTAACTAGTTTTGGTGTTTTGCAGCACCTTCCAATTTAGTTTCATCTGCACATTTAGTGTCTAGTAAGCTAATTTTTGGCTTAGCATCTAAGTGGCTATCAGTCATTAGGAGGCTGAggctgattttcttctttctaatacaGTAGTTAACCCAAACTCACTTGAATTAATTTTAAGATAGTCTTTATCAAACTGTGAAATGTACTTTGctttcaattaaattttaaaattattggcaACCTCCTGTTCTTTAGCAGAATTAAACTAATAATTCCCTGATCAAGTAAAATGCTTTTCCTATAAACCCTGACATGTAAAAGCAATGTATGTTTgttggagaaagaaatagaagaaaaaggtaaGCTAAAGAAAGCCATAGATGGCCACTGCTTTTACCTTGGGTATATCACTTCAGATCTCTTTtatatcgttttttttttttttcctttcgttttattttttaaatgtggagcATTTCTGGGgctcccggctggctcagtcagtgaatcCAGGGGTCGTGaatccaagccccacattgagtgtggagcctacttaaaactaaaattaaaattaattaattaattatggaGACTGTCTAATGTGCGCAGAAGTATACAACACTGTATAATGAACTCCCATGTACCTGTCAGCCAGTCCCAGTAATTACTAATCTGTGGTCAGTTCGGCCCCACCTACACTACCTCTTCCCACTGTCCTGCCTGTGTGACTTAAATCAGATCCTAATGTCATGTCCTgtcatatgtacatattttagcAAGTGTCTATAAAGCATAAGcaatgagcttttaaaaaacgTAACTACAGTCAGCATGGTTATACCCCAAAAAGGAACAACTGTATGTTTGCATCATTATGTGTCCAGTCTTTGTTCAGATTCCCAATTGtgtcataacttttttttttagcagtttgtTTGACTTTTTGATTCAAATAAGGTCCTCGGTTGCAGTTGGCTTATATGCTATGGCTTTATAGTCTCTTACATTTAACCTGTacattctttctcctgcttcctttgTCTCTCACAGCTTGTTGAAGAAAGTCGGTTATTCTGTAGTTTCCCCTACTGGTTACTGCCGATTATGTCCTGCGAGGTAGTTTAATGTGTTCCTTTGCTCTTTGTGTTTACAGAAAATTGGTggcttgtgtttattttaatattttttatgagaCTATACTGTCGATGCTATTATGTAATCTTTTCTTCATGCAATAAAATTTGTATGATCTTCCAGTGTCATTAACTGTCCTTGTATAACGTCGTTCTCAATGCTTGCTTATTTCAACTCCTGAATGTTAGACCTTagcctgtttccagtttttccctCTCGTAAACACAGTTGTGAACATCCTTTTAGCTACATAGGTAATTGTTTTGATATTAGGAATGACGGTCAAATACCACGGCTCCATTGGCGATTTAGTTAACAAAAGCAGATTTGGTGCTTGCAGATGGCATGAAGGTATTTGATAATTTGGGTCTCCCGTACTCTTTTAAGGCAAAATGGACATATCAAGTTTTTGACCAAAGGAGATAATAATGCGGTTGATGACCGAGGCCTCTATAAACAAGGACAACACTGGCTGGAGAAGAAGGATGTCGTGGGGAGAGCGAGGGGGTGAGTACAGAGGGAGGCGTTTATTGAGATATCCGTGTCACATGAGACGTGGCCCTCTTTCCAGTCGTCTGATCACACACAATTGAGTGTAATGTTTTGATGCTGGTTCTACCAAATCACCCTGTGTCCTTTGAAAAAGTATTCTTAGACTACATCTAAAACTTGAGGTACGTTGCTCCAGAGGGGAGGAAATGGGGTCCAGTGAAGGAATATTAGTGATGAGATGATGATTGGGgtgacagttttaaaaattcatctttcatttcatttgttcagGAAACATTACTGGACAGCTCCCATGTACTCTGATGTCTACACTGTCTAGTCTCGGGGGGTCCAGAGCAGTGTTCATCCTGCTTCATGAAACGTATTTCTTAAGTAGTTTCTTAAGTCAGCAACTTAAAGTATCCATCTAGATTAATTTTGTCATGTTTATTTCATGCTGTTTTATTTCTAGTCTTAAAACCATTGAGgtcaactgaaattaaaaagttatatgaagcctgtttatttcagattttatcaggagaacagatcagtggAGGACAGGAATTGTAAGTTGTTGATGTGAGGACGTACGGAATTGTTACTACCCTCATGTTATTAATAGTATTAACGATAACTCACATTTACCagggcttactatgtgccagagacTCATTCTAAAATCTTTACAAGTATTACCTCATTTTAACCTCGGAGCAACCCTAATatttccattctacagatgaggaaacacagaCAAGTTAGGCTGCTTATCCAAGGCCACACTGACGATGGGAGGCGTCTGGCCAACTCTCGAACCCACCCTCTGGACCATCCCACCAAAAGTCCTGGCATAATGCTTCTGAAGTGGATAGCTGCCGGTTCTCACTATTTAGATGCCCCATGGGGCTCTGACCCCTGTCAGAACGTCCCCTCCTTCTATAGACACTGGGTTCACAGTGATTCCGCTGGAGATCAGCCACCACGCTGAGGAGTTCCCTTCCCACAGAGAACGCAGCGTGAGAGAGCTGCCTCAGCTGTAGCGTGAGAGGTGTTGGTTTGGGGCCAGAGAGATTGGAGCAGCACAAGCACTGGTGTGTTTTGTCTCTTGTAAAGCTGTTTGTGTGCATGCCTCCAGTTCGAGGGAACTCCTTTTCCTATGTTGGAGCTAagtatacctttttttaaaaaagattttatttacttttaagtaatctctacacccggggcgcctgggtggctcagtcggttaagcggccgacttcggctcaggtcgtgatctcacggttcgtgggctcgagccccgcatcaggctctgtgctgacggctcggagcctggagcctgcttcggattctgtgtctccgtctctctttctctgcccctccctcactcacactctctctctctctctcaaaaaataaacattttaaaacatgctttaattaatctctacaccaacatagggcttgaactcacaactctgagatcaagaatcgcctgcttcaccgactgaaccaatCATGTACCCCTACACATGCTTAAAGTAGGTctttctgaagaatttttttaaaatctttatatacAGTGTTATTTCTAAAATCCCaacattgaggggcacctggctagttcggagattacttaaaagagattaaagagattacttaaaagtacaatctttttttaattttacttatttattttttaagtaggctctgtgctcagcatgagcccaacacaaggcttgaactcgtgacactgaaatccagagccagacgctcaactgactgagccacccaggctcccccaaaaaagacaacctttaaaaaaataaaataaaatcccaacaTTGAAAATACAGACCTTTTTGTAGCTTTTAATTAAGAAAAGTAATAGCCTGGCAATTTCTGAACTAAATAACTTTCCACCAAGTATACACATCTGGGACACAGCAGGCGCACAGACCCTTAGCTGTACAGATTTACTTGGCGTTGATTATACTGACACCTTGACACAGTGGGCAGAGCACCGCCTTTTGTGGAAATTTGTTTATAAAACACTAAACTGATAATTCAAAGTCAGACTGTACCCAAACCTTGAGGATAACTTTTTTTCAGGTCAGTCAGTGACTGGTGCAAATGtctatgcaattaaaaaaaaaaaaaaaaaaaaaaatttttttttttcaaatagttgcCCAGTAAAAAGTTGTACGCTGAGGCCTAAGGCcctaaataaaaaggtaaatcacttttattgagatagaattcacatatattagaaaataaagttcaCCCTGTAGAAGCGCACAGTTCAGTGGGTTTTATTATATCCACAAAGTTACACAGCCGTCACCACTGTCTAATCTCAGAGCCCGGCCACACTCCCAAAAGAAAACTCCATACTCCTCGGCAGCCAGTCCCTGTCCCCTTTCCCcgcagcccctggcaaccgctaATCTACTTTGCGTCTCAATGCATCGCCTGTCCTGAATGTTTTATGTAAACCGAATCTTACAATAT
Proteins encoded:
- the SEC11A gene encoding signal peptidase complex catalytic subunit SEC11A isoform X3, yielding MLSLDFLDDVRRMNKRQLYYQVLNFGMIVSSALMIWKGLMVITGSESPIVVVLSGSMEPAFHRGDLLFLTNRVEDPIRVGEIVVFRIEGREIPIVHRVLKIHEKQNGHIKFLTKGDNNAVDDRGLYKQGQHWLEKKDVVGRARG
- the SEC11A gene encoding signal peptidase complex catalytic subunit SEC11A isoform X1, with protein sequence MLSLDFLDDVRRMNKRQLYYQVLNFGMIVSSALMIWKGLMVITGSESPIVVVLSGSMEPAFHRGDLLFLTNRVEDPIRVGEIVVFRIEGREIPIVHRVLKIHEKQNGHIKFLTKGDNNAVDDRGLYKQGQHWLEKKDVVGRARGFVPYIGIVTILMNDYPKFKYAVLFLLGLFVLVHRE
- the SEC11A gene encoding signal peptidase complex catalytic subunit SEC11A isoform X2; amino-acid sequence: MLSLDFLDDVRRMNKRQLYYQVLNFGMIVSSALMIWKGLMVITGSESPIVVVLSGSMEPAFHRGDLLFLTNRVEDPIRVGEIVVFRIEGREIPIVHRVLKIHEKQNGHIKFLTKGDNNAVDDRGLYKQGQHWLEKKDVVGRARGFYQENRSVEDRNYLFLILGL